From the genome of Phoenix dactylifera cultivar Barhee BC4 chromosome 5, palm_55x_up_171113_PBpolish2nd_filt_p, whole genome shotgun sequence:
ccgaggtggaggaggaagtCGTTGGGCTtgcggccggaggagaagagggtTGCGGCGGCGGCGTCCTCGAGGGAGGGGAGGGAGGCTACATAGTTGGCCACCTTCCGGTAGAGGGGGTTCTCCTGGGAGTTTTCGTTGTACCGCGGGATCTCGAAGTACTGATACGCCTGCACGCGCTCGTCCACCCACCGCCACCACCGCCCCAGGTGGTATAGCAGCGCCCTCGCCGAAAGGATGGTCCGCAGGATCGCCAGACCGCAGACAGCGGCCAGGACTACGGAGAAGGGATTAGCCGGGATTATCATGGGGATTATTGTTACAATTCTAGAATTGCGATTAGAATGGAATAAATAGAGAAGGGGGGGAAGAGGGATTGGGAAAGGGGGGATTTGGGAGGGGTTTGATTTATGTGGGGGGAGTTGGGGGGTGGAGAAGGCAGGTAGGAGACGCCGTTCGCCGGCTTTGGATCAGTCAAAGAAGGGCGAAGAGGAGACGGAGGACAAACACGCGTATACAAGAAGATTTGGGTTGGGAGGGAGAAAATAGGGATTTCGGGGGCATTGCAATTGTTTCAGAATTGTGGGCGGGGTTTGGGACCTCGGAATTTATCTGGTGATAAAGGCAGGACGACGCCACGTATCTTGACGATGATGATCTAGTGGTCACAAACCAAACCTTGCGATAACAAATTGAACCATTAGATTTTCTAGAACTAGACGTGGAAATGAACAGCCCTGGCAAGTTGTACGGGTGGCTCCTTGACGCTTGGTGGTTCGAGCTTTTGTCAATGGTTTGATTCAAGGTGGCTCATTATGTTATTATATTGATAATAAAGTTGAAAACAAAACTTATCATAATAGCTGTTGCACAATaggaatatatatatgttgtttaACATTTTTCGTCGTGTTTGTGACATAATGGTTTCGAAATCAAAGCTacaaacaatcaaaaattttacttgttttattttggaaaaagtaatttaaacatataaaatTATTATCTTTCCGTTATTGCCAGCCGGTTGCCTTTTATTGCCTTTTATAATGGCAAATATTGGCCGAATAAGGTCGTTATTTAAACATATAAAATTATTATCTTTCCTAGTCCAGACGAATAAGGTCGTTATTTCTATTAGAATGATCAATAACAATTAAAATCTCTGTAGTTTGTAATGTTGGCATTATTAAAGAATAAAGACTTGCTTTATACTTGATTTTAATGATTCAAGCATTGATATCTGCAGGCTCTGAAATATGAGCGGAAACTTGGATTTGGTTGAGAACCTAATCCATTTAGGGGTCTCAACCAATCTTTGGTAACATCGTTTTAAGTTCCAACCTGGCTTGAACACCTTGTATATATAAGCATGCGAAGCCAAAAGCTAACTAGGCTCTTGTAAACTGAATGACACCATTCTTTATGGGAGAGTTCCTGTGTTTGACTCATGACTATGCGTGTATGGATATatgttttgtatatatatatatatatatatatatatatatatatatatatatatatatatatatatatatatatatatatatatatatatatatatatatatatatatatatatatatatatatatattgtgcctCACACCCTTTTCATCATCGGATAAGAATCgtcctctgctctgataccaaatgtcacgcctacacggggcacgtgaggcacccagtgcccatatGGGAACCACATGAGGAAGGAACACGGAGCTTCTTTGCTAGATATTGTTCGGTTTTGGGGTCCGCATGTATGCACATGCGCCTCTCAGATCCctctccgattttgttttccacccaaaatgagtctgcaggatttggagacactcgTCTCATATGTCCAGACTCTGAAATGAGTTTTTCCGATGTAAAACTATTCGGCCTCACAGTATGTATGTACTAACCAAACCAAGATAGCTCAAAGCCTTGTTTGGCTTCGCTCATCTTATTCATGGACCCATCTTGAATGGCTTTTCTATCACTCAAATATGCCAGCTACAAACCGGACTCAACCCATGGTTTAGGTATGCTAAACTTTCCGAGCAGGTCGGTTCAAATGTACCAAGATGTTGCTACCACTACAACAATAACTCAACTGGAAAAGAGCCGTTTCCAAGGGGAAGCATTCGAAGATTCATGAGAGGTCCATTCTCCGATGTCCATTCGTTGGTTGCTTCCATGGACCAAGACATATCCATCAAAGCCTGGGGACCATCGAGGTGAATGGCGCGGGACACCCGAAAGCTGTTCCTTCGAAAGGTGAGCAGGCCCGGTACAGGAAATGATGGGTGTCTCCAAAAAAACACAACCTTACCTCACCGAAGTTGGTAAACATGATCATCACATCCAAGCACCTTAtaggcatatatatatatatatatatatatatatatatatatatatagagagagagagagagagagagagagagacatacGGTGGATGGTGGAGATGGTGCAAAAATGAACCaatcaattaataaaaatatcatgCAGGGCTACATAATATCCTAGCCAAACACCTTTTTGAAACTAAAATCATAAACAAGGAGAGCTTAAACCTTCAAgctaaatatgaattgcaaaggAATCAAGCTTGCAACATGCATAGTCCGAGCGTTTTTAGTAAGTTAAGCTTGAACAACTTACTACTCAGGTCATATGTATCTAGTAGGTCCATCAACATTAGAGTAGTCTAGTCTAAAAAGTTCATCTTATCTAGACCGATCTTGAATTTCTACTAAAGCATATTAGTATCGGTTCATGTTGTATCCTTCATATGAGGATATTTTCTTTACGAtccaattatttttatttattgatcTGCATAGATCTAAAAGTAACTAGTGCGCAATTTAAGATTCGGATGAGGAAAGATGAATCCGAAGATATTACCCATATCCAGTAATACTATAAGAAAAAATGTGAGTCATATTTCAAGTTCTAGAACGGGCAACGCTGGTCAATTTTACCGTTTCAAAATAACACTGTTCCATTGATGGCACGAAATGAGATAACAGCTCAGCAAGGCAAACCCAGACGTTTCATTCAAAGCCCTATCGGGAAGAAACTCGGAAAAAGCGTGTGAACTCCGCTTTCAATTTTCTCCGAGCCACCAGCTACGGCACGACTTTTCTAAAGCCTCGGACCCACGGTCACCAAATAGAGCAAGACGGACGAGGTAAGGTCCGACCGCCTCGGTAAGGCAAGCTCCATGGAAGAACGGGCGCGTCACGAGATATCTCCGGGCACGTTGCACGAAGATGACAACGAACGCACGGGACGTGTACGCCTCCGGTTAGACCGGACCCGCCCCAGACGTGGACGTCCGGCACCCCAACTAATTCCTTAAACCGGTGATATATACACACTCCAATTCCTATACCAATGCGCTCCTTGTGTTTGTTTCTCTGAATGCGTGTTAAAATACTAGAAAGAACTACAGAGAATTTTATGAGGACGAGTACGTCCTTTTATTGGATCTCTTGCTGGCGTCATTCGAGTGGGTACTCTAAATCTCCTAAGCCTTCTCTGACACATTACGTGTACACCGAAAGCAAGAAAGATCCGGTTGTGCTACCGATGTCGGCAACGGGGAATTGGCCCGGTCTTGCGTCGGGAAAGAAACGGCTGGGAGATGTATCATTGTGATTGGCTAATCCGAAAAACGCATAGGCATAGAGATGGCTATCCGATAATACGTGACTTATGCAGATTGGTGCAGAAGTTGACATCCTACTATATAGCTCATGTGTATCGAAAAACGAATAGAGCAGTAAACTAGGTCACCTCTTATATTGCCCGGCATGTCAGAGAATGCATATGGATAAGCTTAGCATGTATTCTACACTCATTGTTTTGCTTACTTTCACTTGATATGGCAGATTGTACttacgttagagctatatgaaataaaatattattttgataaaaaaagaaaCGGTTGGGGCAAAAATAGTGGCCACGTGGCGGCTCGAATTTAACATGCTCGCTGCTAACAAGAGCTaagctcatttttttttttaacttcaatTTCATGTACCAATTTAATGTTGATGCAACATGTTATGCTATTCTTCAATCAATCTCTTGGTGAATCATAGTAATTTCATTATGAATTGTGCCGATCCTCTAGTGCCCCATTAGCATAAGAAATCGAGCTAACACATGAGTAGGAAATCTTTCAATTAAGATAGAAAATTATAGAATTTATAAAATGATCAACTTATCCAAATGTCTTGGCTTTGATATAGCCACTGGGTTGGTTGGTAGAGTGAAAAAAAGATTAACAATACAACATGCCAAAATCTTGTGCCATACTAATTTACTGGACCAGGGATAGCAAATAGCTATAGAGGTGAAGTGAAAATTATGAGATAGGAAAATCGGAAAACACTGTACTCATGTGATTTAATAGTTTATTAATACTTTATAggatatgccaaaaaaaatataaggtgAATGCAGACTATCAGCATCATAGAATTGAGCTCCCATTAGACGATCATTTGACCCCTTTGTCCAACTATATTTTAACTTGAGATTGGATGTTCTGATCTACCTCTAAGAGGGAAGACAAAGCATCCAAATGCTCATATCTAGTGCtaatgctttttttttgggtgggtgGGGGGGATTTAAAAAATGGGAAAACAAACGAGTTGAGCTTACAAATTGGCAGGCAAGGAGCCTAAGAATGAAACCTAGTTGGTCTTGGGCCCAAGGGCCATGATAAAAAGCACTTCTGGGATGGCTGCTGATCATAAAATACATAATATAAGTTAAAGAAGAACAAGTTGTTGGTCAATAAGATATGGAGCTAAAGAAGTAAACGGAAAAGGCATAAAAAAGAGTCCAACAGGGATATTCGGAGGGCCAAAAGCATTAGTGTTTGCTATAATAGTGTAGGTCGATGATGCACCTAGAAACAACCGCTAGCTATCTTCATGCACAATCTATCTTCATGCACAATCTACAAAATAATGCTTCTTCAACATAAACAGAAGGTAAATCACCATGAGAAGCAACCACTAGAATACACTTTGAAAGGCCACCCGACCTCCAATATGGCTTCATAGAAACACACATTTTGACATTGAATCACAGGTGTCCAATAGATGCATAATTTTCAATGCCACTTGAATCTCTTTAGCCATATCTAGGATGAGTTAAATTACTGAAGCCATGTCAGTGTTGTCCACTCCCTGAACTGACAGCAAGAAACATGGCGCCAACCATTGAGGTGGGAGCGtggccttacttccaaccaagtggtttcAAGTTCGAAACGCACGGATATCGATTAAATTATAGAGACCGGATGCTCCATGCTCGGACACGGGGTCTGAAAGGGCGTATCGCTCTGCTAGTAGCctcggtggtgccaggtgtgacgtactcacacatgGTATTCGTGCCGGAGCCCAGAGGGATAACCGAGCCGAGCCCACGGATgggaagggtatgagtaaaaccggccagGGTAATTTAGGTTCAATCCCTAATTCATCTCAATTTCCATCCTGTCCTTATTGACATAAGATATGACtgatttcatatttaaattATATACATAGATAGTTAAGCAACAAAAGTTACAAAACCAACTAAAATAATTATCAAGCACGACCTATAATTTttctatataatatatttaaaatacaaTCGAGCAATCAATATGTTAAAATCTAATGTATAACCTAAACTATTAGATATGTGGATCCATAAGAGACAACGAAGAAAATaacatttcattgaaaataaaattttcatattttatgagAAGAAAAATTCTTGGTTGTGAGTCCTAAGTTCATAGTTTTGAGAACAAATATCAAGTTTATAGCACATGCCACACCAGTTAAAAAAATTTTTGTAGCTAACGTTGAACATTTATGATATGTTACGGAGCCAACTCCTCCCATTCTTCTTTGTAGGGTCACCTGCAAAAACGAGGGAGCCATGCCCCAAGGCTATCAAAAGGGTGACCATATTTACATGTTCTTTTCCCTAGCAGCTCATTAGTACAGCAAAAACTGAAAGCCATTGGCTTCCAATCATCATTGAGACTCAAATATTTTTGTCATAATTATATGGAACGTGACTGTATTTTTTAATCCAAGTACTTCACCGCCTCAAGTATATACACCAAAGGAATCACGTGAAGTCAACACTCAAGTTAACAAAGTGAATCTCCCTACGACTGACAATCTAGGGAATGTAAATCTCCCAAACATCCGCGACTTCCATTTCCATAATATCCAGTTCTACGACTtccaaaatggaaatgtatgtggTTGACTTTGTTAACTTTGTTAAAGAAATGGAAATGCATGAAAATCTATTTGAGTGGATATTATggacatacatttccatttctTTAAAACTGACCATAATATCCACTCAAATAGATTTTCTGCTTCCCCTAACCATCTGAGACTGGTTGCATGGaccacttttttttcttcttaaccTCCCGGAATTCTCCTTCCATTCCCCCAACGAAATGCTGAGGGCCTGATCTATGGTTGTCAATTACCATCAAGCCTTTGTACAGACTGTTTGGGTTCTGCAGTATATGATAGAGTTATATCTACCCCCTTCACTTGATGGATTTAACAAGACAAACCTTCCATTAGCCCAATAACCTAATACTTTATTTTCAGTGGAGGGCCATCAGAAAGAAGTATATCAAAAGTTATAGCTGAGGTTGCCCTCAGACTACAAAAAGACAGACAAAATTCCAAAAGGTGAACTGACACTTCAAAGCATTACTCATATAAAATCATAAAGCCTGTAAAGAGACCAGTAAACTAGATACAGGGAAACATTACAGACAAGAAGCATACTTCATAATAACAATCAAAATAGAGTCATAGCTTTAGATAAGAATTCACATGGATCGGTATTCAATGATAAAATGAAAGGTCAAtaatgcatgaaagaaaatataattttaaggcATGACACAGGTACTGTGATCCACAAGAGAAAGACAAATCAAATATCTGCCATCTTTTTCCCTTTGCCGTTAATATGTTTAGCATAAATCTAAGTAGCTATGCAGAGATTCAAACTGAACATCAACTTCACTATCATCAAGCAAATTTTCATAACTAATAGCAATTCATACCTAACCTGACAGATATATGCTAAAATATAACCTTAAATTCATGTAAATTTCATTATATTTCTAGCCCTTCATATATTCATCACCTGGTTCACAAGGAAATTGCAGAATATCACAATGGGCACTTCTCCAAGTTACCAGATTTTTTACATTCAAAGTGAACAAAAAAGGCAAAAGAGCAGGTCAAATTTATAATCAAGCCTATATTACACTCTTTGCACATTAAAATAATTTGTAGAAATGTCAGAATCTCAAGTATATAGAATGAATCATTATGCTCATAAACTCGAACAATTAATATCTAGCCATGATTAATACAAGATCCAAAGAATGATCCTGATTAACTAATCACCTCTCTAAGATACACAGACTCGAGTTTCATATTGACATAGCACTCTCTTGAATCATTGCAATGGAATGACAGCAACAATTAGATAGTCACAATTACATATCCTCATTGGATGCATAAAATTATTAGTCCCACATAAAAAGAATAGTTGATATTTGATCCCGGTCAATATCCATGTCATCAATTACTGGAGAAAAGTAGAAATCTTCAAAACATGCAATGTGAATTCAGCTGAAAAGTACAGGAAGCAAATAAACTAAAATGCAGGTAATAGAAACTATTAATGGAATCAATTGACTAGAAATAGGAATGCCTTAAATGCAAGGCTAGATAGCTAAAAACTAAGCCCCTTTTTGCATTCCTTTCAAATATAAATTTACTATTTACAACAGTGTACAAAAAATCTATAAAAGTTTCAAATCTGAGATATTTAGTTCGAAATATGAAATTAATAATCACTTTAACGATCACAATCATCCCATATATGAAATGCACTACTTGGGTGCTAAGATATTTAGAAAGCACAAGAATTCATCATTTGGCTAAAAACATAATTTATACTACAGCTTTAACCCACTAGAAAGGAAGCAACTGACAGTTGATAATAGTTGACATGCATGATCCTACCTAGGGATTGTAACAAAAAAGCATCAAGAAGTGCATGTAAATCCAGATCAGAGATATCTTATACCACGCTACCTCAAAAACTAAAAAGAGATTTCTATATTTAAAAACAAGAATAATTGTTTTTATTGCACAATTActtgagacagaatataaactACTGTTGAAATATTGAAAGAGCAAGACAAGCATGCAGAATGCTTTTTATCTAGTTCAATATCTCTCTTTGTTAGATTATCATTTCTTAGAGTTATCTCTGGATTACAGCCCAAACATTGCCACAAAGCCTGAAAGAAACTCTAGGATATCAGACCAAGATATTCTATGCTTGACTGTGCAAAGCTCATCTCCTTCAAACCGATGATTGCCTATGACATAAGCAAGCAAAGAGCAACTCAACTCATTACTTGCGGCAATTTCTCTAAAAGAATCTGCATTTTTTAAAGGTTGGACTATATAAAGATGGGCACTAAAATAGAACTCATGAAATAGCAAGTTTTGACCAAGGCGGTTATGTTGTCAAATGTCATCTACCTATCCAACACGATCCCAGTTATTCAATTTACAATTTTCAAGCGTCAAAAAGTCAAAATACTTTTAGAGGACAACTCTACAACAAATAGTAAGTGATTGTCATGAGTAACTCCCAATCAATGCACTTTTCTGAAAGCTCATCCTTAAGCCCAaaatcagaacttaaaaaataaggaaaaagagaaaaatagtaAGCTTAATCACAATTTTAATAGGCTTAATGAATAAGAATGACTTTCAACTACAAACCTACCAATGAGATATTCTCCTTCATTATGAGAGACACAGGCTACTACAATTTCAACCACCTAGGAATCCCTTAGATTTACACCATGGCCACTCACGAAGAAAGCACTATCGAAGCTTTCAAGATCCTCCGTAAATCAAAACCAGCATTTCCTTTTTGAATGCAATACAATCATGAGTTTCATGCATTTTTATACTTAGAGATAACTATTCCAAACTTTATCTcattgttcaaaaaaaaaaaagctgaggCTGGCAAGGATGGCcgaaccgttccaaaatttctGGTTCAGGATGTACTGAACCATACAAACTGTGCCGAACTAGCCGGTTTGGACATACCGAACAGGACCAATCAGAGATTGACACGATTCAGTCTATTTATTCAAGACTAGGCCAATTCATTTATTaaacctccctccccctccgccCACTTGTGAGGGTTCGTCCCCGCTCTCCCTCCCCCCAAGCCATTCGTTATGGTTCGAGAGTGCCCACATTTGAGACTTTCCAATAAgtcctctccccctctctctctctctctcacacacacacactccgCTAGGATTAGGGTTAGAATTTTCCTcagccctcccccttcctccttcccaccctccctctctctcgcgccctcccccttcctccttcccaccctccctctctctcgcgcTGCTAGGGTTAGAGTTAGGGTTTCCCTCagctctcctccttcctctctctctctctccccctccctcccttctctctcgCTCCACTATATTAGGGTTAGGATTTTTCTtgaccctcccccttcctccctccctctcgctctccctcccccctctcttttcctctctcccttcctctctccttccctctctttGTTTTTAGTGCATCTTGGAACGACATGGTATAAAGCTGTACCATATCGAACCAGTAGCCAGCCGATACAACCTCCAATACCGGTTCGGCACACCTTGTAGACTGCTAATGCACTTGAACAATCAAACTTCTTCCCACTGGATTGACATAAATTCACTATGACAGTTCTTCACACTCTCTGTAAGCAATGCCATAACAAGGATTCTTGAAATGAAGGGGTGCTTAAAGAAAACCTAGACGACCATCTTTCAATCTTATATCCGGGAAAAAAAtccattgaatttctatatatGCTGCAATGTCCATTCCCATAACTCAGCACATGCATTCACAGAAGCATGCTTAAATTTAGCTATCAATAGTGCATACTGCAAAGTAATTAGGTAAAATTCATTAAATAAATGCGCTGGGAAGGATCAAGTGAACTTCTTGTCATATCCCATAACCACAATAACTTTCTTGATATTTAAACTAAActttaaatattcttttaatgGAACTTATGCCCATGAACTTATTCACTGCCACCCTAAAATGAAAAATTTTCCACTCAACCATGAATCTTTCATATGTCATCAAATATTATATAGGATTAAAAAGGGTCAAAACAACAAAAATGAGTCAACTCAGGAACCCAAGAGGCAGATTTGAAATAAATAACAAGAACAGAGCCACATAAATTAAACTTCAAATTCTAAAAAACAAACCGTTATACTATCACAGCGAAGTTTAAATTGACAAAATTGGTTTTGTCGGCTAATCCCAACCAAATATTTGACCTTTCCGGTCATTTTCATGGTTTCATGTAACTGCAAAAATTGACACACAAATATCTTCTCATCTAGAATCAagaaacaagaagagagaaatCAGGGGCGAGGGGGATTCCAAACAAACCCTAGATAGGCACGTATCTCTTCAACACCTGCTTCCCAGCAACAGCAGCTCCCACCATAAGCCCCCCGATGGCGCCGGCGACGGCCGCCGAGCGTGGCCCATTCGCGGCCTTGAACAGGGCTCCGGTGCCGAGCCCAGCAGCCACGTTGTTGATCCAGTCGTCGGTGTCCCTGGCGGCGACCATCCCGCTCTCCATCCCGGCGTACAGGAGGCCGAGCACGCCGATGCGGTTCCCGATCCGGCGTCCTTCCTGGCCGGACGAGTTCAGGATGCGGTTGACGCGGATCTTGAGGGTGTCGCCAGGCTCGGCGGCGCGGAGGGCGCGGTGGAGGCCGAGGGAGGCGCCCGCGACGGCTCCTGTCAGGTACCCGATGCCGGTGTAGTAGGTGAGGTTCTCGCCCCAGGAGCGGCGCTGGACCACGGACTCCTCCTGGAAGAGAAACTCCGGCGAGGTGGGAAGGTCGTAGAGGGTCCGGTACGGGATCGGGAGGTCCTGGTAGGGGCTGTAGAGTCGCCGGCCGGGTTCCTGCCGTCGATCGAGGTCGTCGCCGCCGTAGATTCCCCGATCGGCCATCgaatcttctctcttctcttctccgctCTTCTCTGAAATCTAGGGTTTGGTTGGATTTTGGGGCGGGGAGGAGAGACCTTGGATGGATTGAGAGAGGGGACGAGGGGGAAAGAGGTTCCTTTTATTTGGTCTCCAACGACGTCGGAGCGGAGGAGAGCAGGGGAATCCGAAGGCGGCGAGTGGAGAGGGTTTTATGTTAGGGTATTGATGGGCTGTGGCCTGCGTGACAAATTGTAGCCTTGTCCCTTCgatttttttgatattatattatagtccAAGATCTGGAATTGTGAGGTACGATGTATTGGTGCCGTCTCTGGAATCTGGACCGTGAGCCCAAGTGGAGGTGGGCTGTTGAATCTGACCGTTGATTTTTTGATAAGATTTGTGAAATCAGAAATCTTTCTCCCGCCTAATTAGTTAGGCCACGTATTTTTGAAATAGATATAATATATAGAGGATTGATAATCTACTCTCTATTATGATAGATTATCAATTTactaatttttttattgaatacaaaatatttttattttttataactcttaaaaatattttatgtttttttacaATTAGATTAtcgatccctttttttttctctctatctatatatacataATACATGCGATGTAAACCCAATTCTATAACACAAAGAGAagttatttttctatttatgcAGCTGTAAAATTGAATTTCTGAGTCAAAGTGTGCTCAGGGGCATCTATTCTTTCCCTGTGATAGGCACATATTTGTCTAACCCATATgtacttattttttttgaatatatatatatatagatgcatATAAGATATCTAAGTCAACTTAGTATTTTTTTCATCAGAACTACTCTATCTCTACATAATCAAGAGCATGATTTAGATCGCTATTTTGGAGATGTGAGGTTGAAAATAAACTATATATCTAGTACTCACTTAGAAATATATGCACATAGGCTAAAAATCCATTTTTCGTGTTCCCCTTATAGAAGGGCTTTGCTTTCTGATGCATAGCATAATGCACCAAGAAGAATATTATATAAGTGTTAATATCATGCACATGAGAGTAAATGAAAGTTATATGAATATTACatcaaacatgagagcaattgagATGTAATATCACGTGAATATTATACCATACATTAGAGTAAATGAGATGTGTTTGGCCTGACACAGCAACCCATATATGAGAAATGCATATGACCAGCTCGcatgcttgtcatatattaGAGTAAATAATTTGGATGACAAAGCAAACTATTAACTATATGGGCTCATTTGGtttgcgggaagcattttttctcctagaaatatgatttctgaaaaataaattacTAGGAAGATgatgcctagaaaagtacttttggtatgtttggttgaccataggaaagtgacaaattttcaaagtgcttatgtttggttggctatccacttttctggaaaagttatgtatattTCTATtacacccttaataaaaattaggtttttaatgccccaatgcttctttaatactgacgagcctttttgggaaaaagtaaaaatggagtgattcctctCTAATGGGAAATTAACTTTTCCATATTTATAGAAAAGACTTTcctatgaaatgtgggaatcatattcccatgggaatacaacttttccgtttttctcttttgaaaactccaaccaaacaaaaggcatttcattacttttctgTTAACTACACTTTTCTCTATTCTTttctcgcgaaccaaacgagccctgtaTAAGGGATGCAGATGACTAGTcagtattttgctttgaataatTCAAGATAAActgaaatctaaaatttcttgaGGGAAAGAATCAATTCTCATCTTGGAT
Proteins encoded in this window:
- the LOC103707723 gene encoding mitochondrial import inner membrane translocase subunit TIM23-1-like, which gives rise to MADRGIYGGDDLDRRQEPGRRLYSPYQDLPIPYRTLYDLPTSPEFLFQEESVVQRRSWGENLTYYTGIGYLTGAVAGASLGLHRALRAAEPGDTLKIRVNRILNSSGQEGRRIGNRIGVLGLLYAGMESGMVAARDTDDWINNVAAGLGTGALFKAANGPRSAAVAGAIGGLMVGAAVAGKQVLKRYVPI